CCAGCGCCAGCGCGTCTCCATCGCCCGCACGCTGCTCAACGACCCGGACGTGATAATCCTCGACGAGGCGACGTCCGACGTCGACACGGAGACGGAGGAACTCATCCAGCGCAACCTGGAGGCGCTGACGGCCGACCGGACGGCGTTCGTCATCGCCCACCGTCTGTCGACCATCCAGGACGCGGACCGCATCGTCGTCATGGACGACGGCGAGGTCATCGAGACGGGCACCCACGAGGAACTCGTCGACGAAGGCGGCGCCTACGCGGGCCTGTGGGCCTCCCAGACCGACGAGAGCGTCGCTCCGAGCGCCGCCGGGGCGGACGACTGAGACGCGTGACCGCCCGGAGGGGACAAACTACAACACGGAGTTCCCCAAATGGAGCATCATGAGCCGATGGGTCGCGACGGACGAGTCGGGACGGCCGGACTGGCGCCGCCCGGCGCTGCGGGTCGGCCTGGAGATCAGCCTCGTCGCGCTCGTCGCGGCCTACGTCGCGGTCCACCTCTCCTCGCCGCTGGTCGTCGCCGTGCTCGTCGTCGCCGCCGTCGTCGGGTCGGCCGCGCTGCTCTTTCGCGCGCTCGACCGCCAGGCCTACGCGTGGGTCCGGTACGCGAGCAACCGGGCCCAGGAGAGCCAGCGGAAGCAACGACGGGAGCGCGAGAAGCGGCGGCGCCGCCAACAGGGGGGCGACGGGGACGGACAGCGACGGCGGTCGGACGCCGAAGAGTGACCGACGACGGCCTCGGTCGAGGACCTGCCGGTGGTCGTGCCATTAAGTGCGTCTGCCACGTATCCCAGAGCGACTATGGAACTGACCTGGTACGGCCACTCGACGTGGCACGTGACGGTGGGAAGCACCGATCTGCTGATCGACCCGTTCTTCGAGAACCCGAAGACGGACGCGGATCCCGGGGAGCTCGACCCGGACTACGTCCTGCTGACCCACGGGCACGACGACCACGTCGCCGACGCGGGGGCGTTCACGGACGCGACGCTCGTCGGCACGCCCGAGGTGACCAACCACGTCGCCGGCGAGGCGGGCTTCGACGAGGACGACGTCGTCGGGATGAACCTCGGCGGGACCGTCGAGGCGGGCGACGCGTTCGTGACGATGCACCGCGCCGACCACACGAACGGGGTCGGCGCCGGCTTCGAGGTGCCCAGCGCCGGGTCGGCCGCCGGATACGTCATCTCCGACACGAAGCCGACGCAGGTCGAAGACGAGGAGAGCGAGACGTTCTACCACGCCGGCGACACTGGCCTGATGACGGAGATGCGCGACGTGATCGGCCCGTTCCTCGAACCGGACGCCGCGGCGCTACCGGTCGGCGACCACTTCACGATGGGGCCGATGCAGGCCGCGATCGCCGCCGACTGGCTGAACGTCGACCACGTCTTCCCGATGCACTACGACACGTTCCCCCCGATCGAGATCGACCCGCAGGACTTCGTCGACGAGGTGGCCGCCAGCGGGAGCGACGCCGAGGTACACGTCCTCGACGGCGACGAGACGTTCGACCTCACGGAAGGCTACTGACGCTCCGGCGTCGCCGCGTGTCGCCGCTCGCCCGCGGCCGTTCGCCCATACCGTTCCCGGGCCGTCTCGGAGCCGCTCGCCTCGCTTGGGCACCTTTTAGAAGGGGGCGGTCGAACGTCTTCGCGTATGTCCGACATCGAAGTCACGAGCGTCTGTGAGGAAGGGTACACGACCGAAAGCGAGATCGACGGCGAGTGGTCGCTGGTCGTCGACGCGCTCTCGGAGGACGGCCCGTCGCCAAACCAGGTCCTCGCCGCCGACTACGCCTCCTGTTACATTCCGGCGCTGCGCGTCGCCGCAGACCAGACCGGCTACGACGACATCGGCCACGTGGAGGTCGAAGTCGAGGCCGACCTCGACGAGGACGACGACCTCGAAGCCATCGCGTTCACCGTCAAGACCGAGGCCGCGCTCGGCGAGGACGCCCAGGAGATCGTCGAACTCGGCGAGGACATCTGCCACGTCCACTCCGCGCTGACGGAGTCGCTCCACGCCGACATCTCGATCGAAGACGACGCCTTCTGAGACAGCGGCCCCGCGGTTCCGCCGCGTTTCGATCCCCGTTTCGGACGAAAATTCTTGCAAGAGGGGGTCGAGGTCGTCTATACGGCCGGAATCAGGTGGTCGCTGACCGAGAAGCCGCTCGCGGAGCGGGGGCTGTAAGCGGTGTCGGTCATGTTCGGACTCGCGCTTCTGGCGCGGCGATGGCGCGAGACGGGGAACGGTCGTCAGAAGTGAGAACTGAGTCAGGCCGCGACCTCTTCCTCGTCGCTCTCGTCGCTGTGGACGCGCTCGACGACGTCGTTGACGATGACGATGTCGCCGACGGCCTGCACCCAGCGGTAAGGGACGATGACGCCGCGGGACCCGGAGACGTCCGGGCCGAACAGCTCCGTGTTGATCTGGTGGAGCGCGAGGCCGGTCACCTGCTCGACGTTCAGGTCCAGCCGCAGGTCCTCGACCTCGCCGACGAACACGCCGTTTTTGGTGTAGACTTCCCGCCCCACGAGCGTCGTGATCTCCTGTGGCGCCGTCTCGGGATTCATATGCCGTAACTCGGCTGGCGGGGTCTTAAATTCTTGTTCTGTGTCTGACGCGGTCCCCGAATTTCCGTCCGTCGGGCGTCGTCCGTGCGTCCGACGGACGCGACGCCGTGGCGGTTAAACGGGAGCGACCCCTACGGAACGGCGATGAGCGAAGCCAGCGACGACGCGACCGACGAGGAACTCGAACGGATCCGCGAGCGGAAACGGGAACGACTCGAAGCGGGAGCGAGTTCGACGCTCTCGGACGACGGGACCGAGGGCGATTCCGCGACCGACGACGGGGACGCGATCACCCCCGACGAGCCGGTCCACGTCGAGACCGAGGCCGACTTCGAGGACGTCGTGTCCGAGGGCGTCGTGCTGGTCGACTTCTACGCCGACTGGTGTGGCCCCTGCAAGATGCTCGAACCGATCGTCGCGGACATCGCCGAGACGACCGACGCGACCGTCGCGAAAGTCGACGTGGACGCCCACCAGGGGCTGGCCCGCGAGTACGGCGTCCGGGGCGTCCCCACGCTGCTCCTGTTCGTCGACGGCGAACCGGCCGAACGGCGCGTCGGCGTCCAGGACGAGGGCGCGCTGCGAGAAATCGTCGGTCAGCACGTCTGACGGCGGCGGACCGCACAAGACGTGACGGCGGCGGTCGGGGGAGTCAGTCGATCGTCGCGTCGCCGGTGTCGATCGGGTCCTCGATGTCGCCGGTGACCGATTCGAGCAGGTCGGTGACGGTGACCATCCCGACCACCTCGCCGTCCTCGATGACGAGGGCGAGTTCCTGGTTCTCGGCCTGGAACTGGTCGATGGCGTCGCTCACGTCCACGTCCGGCGAGAGCGTCATCGGCGGCGCCGCCAGGTTCTCGAAGTCGATCGCCTCGTCGTTCGCGAGGTCCTCGCGGTGGCCCGCGAGCACGGGGAGATAGAGGATCCCCTTGAAGTCGGAGAGGTCCCCGCCGACCAGCGGGTATCGCGTGTGGGGGTTCGCCTCCATGCGGCGGAAGTTCTCCTCGGCGTCGGCCGTCGTCGAGAGCGCGACGACGTTTTCGGCGTCGACCATCACCTCGCGAACGGGACGCTCGCCGATGGTGAGCGCGTTCATCACCTCGTCGCGGCGCTCCTCGGAGAGGTCGCCCTCGTCGAGGACCGACCCCATCTTGTTGCGCAGGTCGGCGCGCGATTCGATGACGTCCTCCTCGGTCTCGAGCCACGCGCCGGTCATCTCGATGCCGAACAGCCCCAGCGTCGCCTTGGCGATCCAGTCGCCCAGGGTGATCAGCGGCGAGATGGCCCAGTTGAACCAGTACAGCGGCCCCGCGCCGTACCGACAGACCATCCGCGAGCGCTCGACGCCCAGGTACGTCGGCGTCTGCTCGCCGTGGGTGAGGTGGACGAGGTTGATGATCAGGAACGCGATGATGGCGCCGGCGCCGACCGTCGCCAGCCGCGTCCCCTCGAACAGCGGGAAGAAGATCGCCGCCAGCGCCGGTTCGGCGACGATCCCGACCGCGATACTGGAGGCGGTGATTCCCACCTGACAGGTCGTCAGATAGATCTCCAGGTTGTTCGTCATCTCCCAGGCCCGTTCGAGCGCCGCGCTGCCGTCCACGAACTCCTCCTCGGTGAACTGTCGCGCCCGCGTCAGCGCGAACTCGATCGCGACGAAGAAGCCGTTGGCGAGGATCAACCCGACCCCTGCGATCAGTCGGCCCCAGACCTCGAGAGAGGTCATCGAACTGTGCGCCTGCGCTACGCCGACGCCCGCGATCAACCGGATCCAGGGCTCCAGGGCGGTCATCGCCGCCGGCTTCTCCTCCGAGGGTTATAGAAGCGGCGGAACGGCCGATACCGCCGACGAGCGGCGCTGCGCGTCCGCTCCGCTCGATTTCGGCGGTCGCCGGGGCGCCCTGAAAGGTTATGCCATTGCATCCCACAGCCACGGGTATGCCTTCGACGCTGGTGCATCTCGCCTTCGGCGGGACGATCGCCGCCGCGCTGCTGGGGTCGGCCTTCGACCGTCGGTCGCTGCTGGTCGTCCTCGCCGTCGTCGCCGCGCCGGACCTGGACTCGTTTCTGGCCCTCGTGTTCGTCGCCGGCCACCGGACGCTCCTGCACACCTACCTCGTCCCGATCGCCGCGAGCGCGCTGCTGTACGTCGACCTGCGCGTGCGCGACCGCTCGTTCGTCCGGGGGCGCTGGGGGCCGGAGGGGGTTCGCCTCGCGTGGGTCAGCGTCGTCGCGCTCGCCTTCGCGGGCGTCGGCCTCGACTTCGTCGACCACGGCGTCAACCCGCTGTGGCCGCTTCACGACCAGTTCTACGTCCTCGACGGCCGCTTGGAGGTGTCCGACCAGCGCGGGATCGTCCAGAGCTACGTCGACCTGAGCCCCGAGACCGAGCAGACCGGGCCGCGCAGCCGCGGCTCCTCCCAGGAGGTCAACATCTCGACGGGCGTCGACCCCAACCCGGGCGGGGAGGGCGGCGGCCCCGACCCGGACACCGTCGAGGACCCCGAGCGGATGTTCCCGGTCGTCCGCCACGGCTGGCAACTGGCCATCCTCGTCAGCGGGACCGTCGTGACGGCCGCGCGGCTCCGGCTCGGCGAGGTCGACGAGAACTGAGCGAGCGGAACGGCTCAGAGGTCCTCGGGCAGGCCCTGTCCCGCGGCGTCGACCGAGATCACGTCGTCGACGGCCTCGCGGGCGCTGGCCGAGTCCTTGAGTCCCGTCCCCGTCGCAACGGTGACGACGCGCTCGCCGGGCGCGATAGTGCCGCGCTCGACCGCGGCGTGGATCCCCGCGACCGCCGCGGCGCTCGCGGGCTCGGCGAAGACGCCCTCGCACTCCCCGAGCAGTCGCTGGG
The window above is part of the Halosimplex rubrum genome. Proteins encoded here:
- a CDS encoding metal-dependent hydrolase — its product is MELTWYGHSTWHVTVGSTDLLIDPFFENPKTDADPGELDPDYVLLTHGHDDHVADAGAFTDATLVGTPEVTNHVAGEAGFDEDDVVGMNLGGTVEAGDAFVTMHRADHTNGVGAGFEVPSAGSAAGYVISDTKPTQVEDEESETFYHAGDTGLMTEMRDVIGPFLEPDAAALPVGDHFTMGPMQAAIAADWLNVDHVFPMHYDTFPPIEIDPQDFVDEVAASGSDAEVHVLDGDETFDLTEGY
- the trxA gene encoding thioredoxin — translated: MSEASDDATDEELERIRERKRERLEAGASSTLSDDGTEGDSATDDGDAITPDEPVHVETEADFEDVVSEGVVLVDFYADWCGPCKMLEPIVADIAETTDATVAKVDVDAHQGLAREYGVRGVPTLLLFVDGEPAERRVGVQDEGALREIVGQHV
- a CDS encoding metal-dependent hydrolase; protein product: MPSTLVHLAFGGTIAAALLGSAFDRRSLLVVLAVVAAPDLDSFLALVFVAGHRTLLHTYLVPIAASALLYVDLRVRDRSFVRGRWGPEGVRLAWVSVVALAFAGVGLDFVDHGVNPLWPLHDQFYVLDGRLEVSDQRGIVQSYVDLSPETEQTGPRSRGSSQEVNISTGVDPNPGGEGGGPDPDTVEDPERMFPVVRHGWQLAILVSGTVVTAARLRLGEVDEN
- a CDS encoding CNNM domain-containing protein, encoding MTSLEVWGRLIAGVGLILANGFFVAIEFALTRARQFTEEEFVDGSAALERAWEMTNNLEIYLTTCQVGITASSIAVGIVAEPALAAIFFPLFEGTRLATVGAGAIIAFLIINLVHLTHGEQTPTYLGVERSRMVCRYGAGPLYWFNWAISPLITLGDWIAKATLGLFGIEMTGAWLETEEDVIESRADLRNKMGSVLDEGDLSEERRDEVMNALTIGERPVREVMVDAENVVALSTTADAEENFRRMEANPHTRYPLVGGDLSDFKGILYLPVLAGHREDLANDEAIDFENLAAPPMTLSPDVDVSDAIDQFQAENQELALVIEDGEVVGMVTVTDLLESVTGDIEDPIDTGDATID
- a CDS encoding OsmC family protein: MSDIEVTSVCEEGYTTESEIDGEWSLVVDALSEDGPSPNQVLAADYASCYIPALRVAADQTGYDDIGHVEVEVEADLDEDDDLEAIAFTVKTEAALGEDAQEIVELGEDICHVHSALTESLHADISIEDDAF
- a CDS encoding PRC-barrel domain-containing protein, which produces MNPETAPQEITTLVGREVYTKNGVFVGEVEDLRLDLNVEQVTGLALHQINTELFGPDVSGSRGVIVPYRWVQAVGDIVIVNDVVERVHSDESDEEEVAA